The Chelonoidis abingdonii isolate Lonesome George chromosome 11, CheloAbing_2.0, whole genome shotgun sequence genomic interval NNNNNNNNNNNNNNNNNNNNNNNNNNNNNNNNNNNNNNNNNNNNNNNNNNNNNNNNNNNNNNNNNNNNNNNNNNNNNNNNNNNNNNNNNNNNNNNNNNNNNNNNNNNNNNNNNNNNNNNNNNNNNNNNNNNNNNNNNNNNNNNNNNNNNNNNNNNNNNNNNNNNNNNNNNNNNNNNNNNNNNNNNNNNNNNNNNNNNNNNNNNNNNNNNNNNNNNNNNNNNNNNNNNNNNNNNNNNNNNNNNNNNNNNNNNNNNNNNNNNNNNNNNNNNNNNNNNNNNNNNNNNNNNNNNNNNNNNNNNNNNNNNNNNNNNNNNNNNNNNNNNNNNNNNNNNNNNNNNNNNNNNNNNNNNNNNNNNNNNNNNNNNNNNNNNNNNNNNNNNNNNNNNNNNNNNNNNNNNNNNNNNNNNNNNNNNNNNNNNNNNNNNNNNNNNNNNNNNNNNNNNNNNNNNNNNNNNNNNNNNNNNNNNNNNNNNNNNNNNNNNNNNNNNNNNNNNNNNNNNNNNNNNNNNNNNNNNNNNNNNNNNNNNNNNNNNNNNNNNNNNNNNNNNNNNNNNNNNNNNNNNNNNNNNNNNNNNNNNNNNNNNNNNNNNNNNNNNNNNNNNNNNNNNNNNNNNNNNNNNNNNNNNNNNNNNNNNNNNNNNNNNNNNNNNNNNNNNNNNNNNNNNNNNNNNNNNNNNNNNNNNNNNNNNNNNNNNNNNNNNNNNNNNNNNNNNNNNNNNNNNNNNNNNNNNNNNNNNNNNNNNNNNNNNNNNNNNNNNNNNNNNNNNNNNNNNNNNNNNNNNNNNNNNNNNNNNNNNNNNNNNNNNNNNNNNNNNNNNNNNNNNNNNNNNNNNNNNNNNNNNNNNNNNNNNNNNNNNNNNNNNNNNNNNNNNNNNNNNNNNNNNNNNNNNNNNNNNNNNNNNNNNNNNNNNNNNNNNNNNNNNNNNNNNNNNNNNNNNNNNNNNNNNNNNNNNNNNNNNNNNNNNNNNNNNNNNNNNNNNNNNNNNNNNNNNNNNNNNNNNNNNNNNNNNNNNNNNNNNNNNNNNNNNNNNNNNNNNNNNNNNNNNNNNNNNNNNNNNNNNNNNNNNNNNNNNNNNNNNNNNNNNNNNNNNNNNNNNNNNNNNNNNNNNNNNNNNNNNNNNNNNNNNNNNNNNNNNNNNNNNNNNNNNNNNNNNNNNNNNNNNNNNNNNNNNNNNNNNNNNNNNNNNNNNNNNNNNNNNNNNNNNNNNNNNNNNNNNNNNNNNNNNNNNNNNNNNNNNNNNNNNNNNNNNNNNNNNNNNNNNNNNNNNNNNNNNNNNNNNNNNNNNNNNNNNNNNNNNNNNNNNNNNNNNNNNNNNNNNNNNNNNNNNNNNNNNNNNNNNNNNNNNNNNNNNNNNNNNNNNNNNNNNNNNNNNNNNNNNNNNNNNNNNNNNNNNNNNNNNNNNNNNNNNNNNNNNNNNNNNNNNNNNNNNNNNNNNNNNNNNNNNNNNNNNNNNNNNNNNNNNNNNNNNNNNNNNNNNNNNNNNNNNNNNNNNNNNNNNNNNNNNNNNNNNNNNNNNNNNNNNNNNNNNNNNNNNNNNNNNNNNNNNNNNNNNNNNNNNNNNNNNNNcatacccctaatcatttttgttgctcttttctgaaccttttccaatttcaatatatatatctttgttgagatggggtgaccacatcttcacacagtattcaagatgtggacgtaccatggatttatatagaggcaacatgatattttctgtcctattatctatccctttcttaattattcccagcattctgttcacctttttgactgccgctgcacattgagtggctgttttaagagaactatctacagttactccaggagctctctcttgagtggtaacagctaatttagaccccatcatagAGACACTAAATAGATTACAGGAGCTCCTGAAGTGCTGTAAAACCTCATCCTTTAGGGCATAAACCACCCTATAATTAGGCTTGGTAGAATGAGACGTTTTactatttttttatcatttcaggAGATGATAttgatgttcattttaaataatttgttttcaatttttatctatttaaattttcacaattgtgcAAATTATTTAGTGACAGTTGACTTTGAGATTCAAAAATTATACCACatcaaaacacaaattgtcaacatcacatatcaaaaaCTCTCCtatgttctcaagcagcatttctcttCCTTTGCCAATTGGgaaatttatattattttcaatagacatattttttcatcagtttgcaTCTATACAGTGTAATCGATGTTTATTGATATTTACTAGTAAAAGAAAACCTAACCCTTCCCAGTCTAGCTATAGAGAACTACAGGGGACAAAATATAGAATTTCCATTTTGGGGGATATTCCAACATTCTGAtcattgttttcattccaaaatgggaagaaaataaataaataaataaacttcctgtgaaatgacatttaaaacaattcacttcagaaaaaaatcaaaaatttccacTGCAGATTTTCAAATTGGCAGAAGCAGCTTTTACCAGGGGAAAATCATTTCAGTGCAGAATCCCTGAGTAAAGTTACCAGAGGAAGGATTAAAACAAATCATAAGAACAAAAAGTGGAACACAAGAGTTTCTGAAGGGCTCTAAAGACCATAGGCATCGACTGTCCTGTTAGCAGAGTCCTAGGCCCCAGGTCCTGGCTCTGGCCACTTGGGAAGGTGGACTGTTACTGTGTTGGCATAACAGGATGCTTGCAGCAGTGGGAGATCACTAGACACCACTAGATTAGTGCAATCTGCCTTGTGTCGACCCAATCACGTAGCCTCAGCCAGGcattagtgtgcagtgtagacacacccatagTACACGTGTACCTTCACCACCACTGAATACACCCAAAAGCACCTGATCTCCCAACCCTGCCTCCTTTCCATGAAAACCCaaggaaagtttgttttcttgTGTAATAATTTGCATTCTAGGTCTGACGAGGGGTATATGTGGACCTGTGGTGAAGAAGCATTTGGGAATGTATCTATCTAGGTTTTATACCAAGGTCATTACTATGATCCCTGGACACCTACTTCAGAGACAAACCAGTTGGCTGAGAAGATGGCGTTCAAGCCCCAGGCCTCGTCTACACACAAAAGCGGGACTGTTTTCACTGTCCCAGTATACACAGTGCAGTGCAGGGCCCCCGTGTGGATTTTtgagaccatgtctacactacaggtgctGCACTGGCTCTGTAGCTGGGCCGCTTTAGTGCCGTAGCACTGGGTTTCCCCGTCAAATGTCGTTAATCAGGGCACCAGAACGGGGGGGGCCAGAGGGGCCCTCCTATTTTTTCCTGATCACAAGGGTAagcaatgggaggggagggggcagagaggagtgagcgggggcaggattttggaggaagaggcagtgcaggagcagggcctcaaggGAACGTCAAGGTTGATGtaactacagtgctcagggcACAActcttcacagccctgagtggCGGAGGTAGGTCAGTCTAATTTTCAtccatagaccaggccttagttctATTGCtaaaaaggtgtgtcacagcagtgTAGCTATTCTTGCATAGAAGGAAAATCAATTATACCAGTAGAAGGCACTTTTATACTGGTTCTAACTGTATCCACTCTAGCTGGTTTGAAAGTCACGCCCTTAACCAAGATGTTTCTTCCAGCACCAAATCCATGTGTAGACCAGGCTAGACTTGGCAACGGCTTGATTGCTGGTGTGTTGAGCCCACTGGCTATCAAATTGACTCGTGGTCCATCTGCCATGAATATCACTCTGTTGTAATCACATCCGTGACTTGGAGAGGGTTTCAGAAGCAATCCTGTCTGGCCATAATCAATGCTGAAGGAGAGCTGCCGTGTGAGCATGTGTCTCCAGAGGGGGGCCGAGTTAGCAGCCCCAATGCAACTTTTAATGCTCAGCTAAATCGCACTGGGCATCATTAAAAGAGGGCAGTGCCCTGTGCATTGCAGTGTGCGGAGAGCTTCCTTGAGGCATTCGGTTTGATCGCTACAGCAACGAGGGATCACGCAACTGCGAAACAGACCTTTAATGAAACCCTTGGGGATGTGACAACTTTCCCAATGTTTCTGTAAGTGGCAATTGTTTTAATTGGTGTAGAGCGGAGAGACACGGTGCCACATTCATTTCCAATCTATCAGCCCTcctcttttagtgctgggagctagccaaccaaaacacccccactgaatgttagtaagggggcaacagtccccttacacatgcgaaagtttcgcagccactgggaatcgtcccacacgtGCAACACTATCTGGTCCCAccagtttgtgcttgtttcccgagcccagaattggtgttccatggcatgaacctaccccattaacagcatgatctccaaagcgctggggcccgcagtttgagagaattctgtgtccatgtcctcattgcTCTCGTCGCCACActgctgtctcctcctcctcgtctggttttccaggttctggttcagcataaactgcatgataatGTGTGAGATGTTTACAATGTTCATCACTGCTGCGCTGAGcagagcgggctccatgcttgccgtggtatggtgcctgcactgaaaaaaggcgcaaaacgattgtctgcctttgctCTGACAGAgagaggggcgactgacgacatggcttacgaggaattaaaatccacaaaggcggaggctttgcatcaaggagaaacacaaacaaccaTCACTCagaacggccccctcaaggatcgaactcaaaaccctgggtttagcaggctgtttaTTTCATGGAGGTAAGAgagagcaaatgaatacaaaacaaatctgctctgtttcttgttttgatccactccatctatcctttacatcttaggctggcagcagacggtgcagtatggcTGCTAGCTGTTGTCATCCCCTGGGTGcttagcagaagatgctgcattaagGCTGCTAGCcgtcgtcatctcctgggtgcttagcagaagatgctgcattaagACTGCAAGCCATAGTTGGCTGGGGACAAAGCGCATGAAAACAGCTGATAAGTGGGTAGTTGGCCTGATAAGAGGTCTGGAGGCCCAGGAggtggagaagtctctctccAGGCCCTGGAGGGCGAAGGGACTAGCTGACCTTGAGAGGAAGGATACCTGAACTGGAGCGtgctgggaatgggcaaggaGGTGGAGATCTACCCAGTTCTCTTGTTAAAACCCCATGGCTTGCTAGGTCTTGGGTATGAAAGGGACGACAGACCGTGCGTGTATCTAGGGTCGCCAGGGATACAACCTggaataggcaaaggcagcaggtcttTATTCTCTTGCCAAATGATGAGTGGCCTGTACAGACTGCCAGATCTGCCCCCGTGAGCGGGgcctagatgatgactggcagcagcagtgaggcAGAGATAGACGGTTCTAAGAGGTGTTGGGTGTTTccctgggaaaggaactcagaaCGAGTGGATATGCTGGAACAGACCCTGAGGTATAAGGACCCGGAGTCGGGGATGGACTGGGCTGCGCAGGTGAGCACCGCTGGccgagggcgctctgggctggacaAAGCATAATTCCCCAGATGACCAGCCGGAGGCGCCATCCCAGTGAGTCTCGCCTGTACTTGGTGGTTTGCTACTTGAGAAAGTCCCTCTGAACTGGAttgactttgaaaaatcacaagattttacAAATACAGTATAAACCTTTGAGATTTTATTATTCCACATTTGCTCCTTCTGGGTTTTGACCTATTCCGTGGGTCTAGGTTTTCACAAGTTTTCTCCACAACCCAAAGGTAAGTTAGTTTATAactagttccttttttttttttaatgaaagcgccgattctcacaaaaaaaaaaaaaacttggctcccagagctggagacgTCAAGAAACACAAAATATCACCTGACAAAGTCACGCGAGACAGTCGAGGAGGCCACGCACCCGATCCGGACAGGATGCGAAATTGAAAGTGGAAGTACGTAGGCAGGTGGCAGTGGATCATTCCCAGGACTGGAATTTTGGCCAGGCACCGGAGTATAACATCCCTGCTCTTGCAAAACATGAGGTGGGCAGCTGCTTTCAGTCACATGGGCAGAGTTGGAGTGGGATGTCCGTGTCCCAGGTCAAGAAGAAGGGGAACATCTTCTCAGAGAAGGGGTAGTTGAAGGTGAAGATGTGCTCCATGGTGTCGTTGTTGTACAGGGAGAGTTGTCCAAGGATGTAGTCTAGATGCACCTTGATCCTGCGCAGAGACGCCCGTAGGAAAAGTGTCGTCTTAGGGGTGCTGAGCGCCTGGTACTCCCCATTGTTAAACTctagcccccagaacccctgctcgGCCGTTATGTAGAGAAACCCCTTTCTCTCCACCGACTCCCGGGCGGCGCCGACAATCCAGCCTTTCCCGGCACCCACATCCACTACCCAGTCCAGCTGCCCCCTAGTGATGCCCGGGGCACCCAGCACACAGGGCCGGAAATCAAAACGCTCGGAGTTGCTGGGAAGGTACTGAGAGCGATCCCCAAGCCTCATGCTTTTCTGGTCTTGGGAGATCAGCAGAGTGGGGAATGCGGTGTTGGGATCCAGCTTCACCTCCACTGGAGAGAAAAAAGCAGAGAGTTAGGGTGAGATCTCAGCATGCAACACAACAGCCGCTGTGAAATCTCACTGCACCCTGGGCTGGTATCGGACAGTCACTGACCTTTCTTCTTGGTTCCGAAAAATCGATCGTACATATCCGAgatcagctcctcctgctggtcctTTTTGCCATCCTCGCTTGCACCAGTCGGCTCTGGTGTCTGACGGAAAACTACGAGACACATGAGAAAAATAATTACCCATGGGAGAAAGTGCCTCCGAAAGGGACAAATGGAGGCAGGCTGGCAGGAGCTCAGGCTACAAACTCCTGGGGTCAGCCCCATTGTAGATACTTCACTTCCCAGTAGGGGGTGCTCTAGTGAGAGCAGACAATCTCTACCGAGGGAGGAATCAAAACCTGAATGTTGCATTGTCTTCTTCCGCTCTCATTTTATACGTGAACAATGAACTACATCTACAGCCAGCACTGGCAGCAGACAATTTTTATAGGTTTATAATTTCAAGGGATAAATTTCAATGCttattttgaagcttttttttctatttttgtcgACTGAAATATTCACAGGTGCTGGAAATTTCGGGTTTTAAGCATTTCATTCTATTTTGATCTACCAACATTTTCACAGTTCTGCCACATGATGGGTTTTAAGcctctcttttttctgtttttatcaatttaaatttttcagaGTTGCAGGAAATccttttcggggggggggggtaaagggAGGTCAgacaatacagtaactcctcacttaaagttgtcccagttaactttgttacattgctgatcaattagggaacacgctcgtttaaagttgtacaatgctcccttctaacattctttggcagccgcctgctttgtccactgcttgcaggaagagcagcccgttggagcgagctgctgggggcttggaaccagggtggacagcagccccccacccccatcagctccctgctcccctaagttccctgtgcggcagccacccagcaggctatcaactgctggcagttcagctgtccctccacccactgccatgtgctgctcctgccctctgccttggagctgctcccaggagcctcctgcttgctgtgcagggggtggggagaaagaggggtgctgatgtcagggtgtccccctccccctgctcctgtaccccatctccacagagcagggggaggacGCAACAGCGCTCAGGATGGAGAgagtttgctggcagcagctgctgtctcaacttgctgatctacttaaaaaggcaacgtacttagagtggggtcggTGTATTTAAAGGGGCAACAtgcgtctctctctcacacacacagggtgtgtgtctctgtctctctctgccatgctgtctcccctctctccatttgtgctgccttgtagggtatgaggctacattaacgATGTGTTAACCCtggagggctcagccgagtgctagttcatcatttagcagtaaggctccctgggaaatatcccaccctcttccaccccctgacttcaccacctcaaccaagcttcacaatcagcATTGCTGTGAACAGtatgaaattgtttgtttaaaacttatatacacacacagtatgtatattatatacatatgtaagcagagtcaggatgagcgctaccctgacatctggtagtGAATTGTaaggagtgtggaaagaatttcaaaaaaaTGTGGAAAGAGATTTTGAGCATTTGCATTGGCAcccaccccccacttagcataagcccacagcagactgggatggttattttaacagctctgggatccccaatttctttgttattggggcaggaggaaaaaaaagtttgtcactctgattgtgtgaatggggagctgtggggctgctttgtgacagagatgactcaacctcagttgggtggtacttgctaaacatgggttccaaaaccccatgatCTGAGAGAGGGTTGGGATTGGTGTGTGTACTTGATGGCATTGGTGCCTTTTCAGGGTCTGGAACATCAATTGCATATCCTTCTCTGTCCAATGTTAAAgaatagagctaattttgattccattaggagttcATCTAGAgattgctgagctgaattcatgttgggccaatggtgcatcagcatcagggctcccctactaagagctgaaatcactggaagagctgagatcactgagtacTGTGTTAaccagtgggggagcctgaagacctattgttaagcagcTGACAGAGCAAAGCAGTTTGCAGTGtgctggagcagcccatggaacagtgagcagagtgaagtggtttgcagggacagctggaggagcggcacagctggtgtggtggagcgggtcatggtgaaggctgcagcagaactccacggagaggtgaAGCAGTTGGCCCTGgtccacgtaaggtgccccttaacaccctgtgtggactgcccccccatttccacccaggctgggggggtaaaactctgcagataaactcttgaattctggggtggcactgaccagagacttttgggttgttggactttggggtattGGGATCTCAAGACcctaaaagggaaaaaggaacctggccaaatgtacttggaggtgggtttttgtttatggtttgtgttataactctgtttgtggtgtttctccaatgggatgccgcattgattccttcctttattaaaaagattttgctacactcagactccgtgcttgcgagaggggaagtattccctcctagaggcgcccagggggtgtggtatgtaagtgtcccaggtcactgggtgggggctcgagccggttatgcactGTT includes:
- the LOC116832307 gene encoding E3 ubiquitin-protein ligase TRIM7-like yields the protein MAESACCKLVEYLNDLEAREFKMFKFHLENYPLEDGYKRIPRSKTEAADTMDIARAMVQAYQEPRALLMAVKILDGISRKDLSLRIQNDMPEVFRQTPEPTGASEDGKKDQQEELISDMYDRFFGTKKKVEVKLDPNTAFPTLLISQDQKSMRLGDRSQYLPSNSERFDFRPCVLGAPGITRGQLDWVVDVGAGKGWIVGAARESVERKGFLYITAEQGFWGLEFNNGEYQALSTPKTTLFLRASLRRIKVHLDYILGQLSLYNNDTMEHIFTFNYPFSEKMFPFFLTWDTDIPLQLCPCD